A genomic region of Raphanus sativus cultivar WK10039 chromosome 6, ASM80110v3, whole genome shotgun sequence contains the following coding sequences:
- the LOC108820186 gene encoding uncharacterized protein LOC108820186 produces MNPNNNNPFSTQNSNNYPNPNNYQFPNQSSSNPQHLPKYGYQPNFFMPSAFPNYPPNYGSMMPHPSQTSSYSSNPYGNEVVPNVGATEFPEFSTQMALGGMSDLNEVTPNVEDSTFTRQKSPKWTTAQNLVGGNTGSRSSGSKRAHENDASDSNSVGSSARPMEKDAAKKKLKRKVRVQFWKWSIKILLNLNKSRRRSWNGWKK; encoded by the exons ATGAATCCCAATAATAATAATCCCTTTAGCACCCAAAATTCTAATAACTatccaaatcccaataactatCAATTTCCGAATCAATCTTCTAGCAATCCTCAACATTTACCAAAGTATGGTTATCAACCAAATTTTTTCATGCCGTCAGCCTTTCCAAACTATCCTCCAAATTATGGATCGATGATGCCACACCCATCTCAAACATCCTCTTATTCTTCTAATCCATATGGTAATGAAGTTGTTCCAAATGTTGGAGCAACTGAATTTCCTGAATTTTCTACACAAATGGCTCTAGGTGGTATGAGCGATCTTAATGAGGTGACTCCAAATGTAGAGGATTCAACTTTTACTCGCCAGAAAAGCCCCAAGTGGACCACTGCACAAAATTTG GTAGGAGGAAATACTGGCTCTAGAAGCAGTGGATCTAAGAGAGCTCACGAAAACGATGCTAGTGACTCCAACTCTGTAGGATCCAGTGCTCGTCCAATGGAGAAGGATGCagctaaaaaaaaactaaaaagaaaggTAAGGGTGCAATTTTGGAAGTGGTCAATAAagattttattgaatttaaacAAATCAAGGCGCAGGAGTTGGAACGGTTGGAAAAAATAG